One genomic window of Camelina sativa cultivar DH55 chromosome 5, Cs, whole genome shotgun sequence includes the following:
- the LOC104788690 gene encoding serine carboxypeptidase-like 40 isoform X2, whose amino-acid sequence MTRKGQGYSVIASVLLLLLLSMSSRIECSSQVHALSRLYLSKRGVGSSTMDTSHFKVVKDLKPSPLPSVANHEKLRKRDLIRTLPGQPPVDFDQYGGYVTVNESAGRSFFYYFVEASKSKDSSPLLLWLNGGPGCSSLAYGALQELGPFRVHSDGKTLFRNRYAWNNAANVLFLESPAGVGFSYTNTTSDMEKHGDRNTAADNYIFLVKWLERFPAYKGRDLYIAGESYAGHYVPQLAHTILLHHRSFLNLKGILIGNAVINDETDLMGMYDFFESHALISEDSLATLKNNCDLKTESASVMTEECAVVSDQIDMDTYYLDIYNIYAPLCLNSTLTRRPKRGTTIREFDPCSDHYVQAYLNRPEVQAALHANATKLPYEWQPCSSVIKKWNDSPTTMIPLIKGLMGQGVRVWVFSGDMDGRIPVTSTKYSLKKMNLTAKTAWHPWYLGGEVGGYTEEYKEKLTFATVRGAGHQVPSFQPKRSLSLFIHFLNDTPLPDTSRY is encoded by the exons ATGACGAGGAAAGGACAGGGCTACTCTGTAATCGCATCAGTATTGTTACTGTTACTACTGTCTATGTCGTCTCGAATCGAATGCAGCAGCCAAGTGCACGCTCTGAGCCGCCTGTACCTGTCGAAGCGAGGGGTGGGTTCGTCCACCATGGATACAAGCCATTTCAAGGTGGTTAAGGATTTGAAACCGTCTCCGCTGCCGAGTGTTGCGAATCACGAAAAGTTAAGAAAGAGAGATCTGATACGGACATTGCCCGGACAGCCTCCCGTTGATTTCGATCAGTACGGCGGGTATGTCACTGTCAACGAATCCGCGGGTCGTTCCTTTTTCTACTATTTCGTGGAAGCCTCCAAGTCTAAGGATTCTTCTCCTCTGCTTCTATGGCTCAATGGCG GACCGGGATGCTCGTCACTGGCGTATGGAGCACTACAAGAGCTTGGGCCGTTCAGAGTGCACAGCGACGGCAAAACGCTTTTTAGAAACCGATATGCATGGAACAATG CTGCGAACGTGTTGTTCTTAGAATCGCCGGCGGGAGTGGGGTTCTCGTACACCAACACAACGTCCGACATGGAGAAGCACGGGGACAGGAATACAGCGGCTGATAACTACATATTCCTGGTGAAGTGGCTGGAGAG GTTCCCGGCGTACAAAGGCAGGGACTTGTACATCGCCGGTGAGAGCTATGCCGGCCACTATGTTCCACAACTTGCTCATACTATCCTTCTCCATCACCGGAGCTTTCTCAATCTCAAGGGCATTCTGATAGGAAATGCTGTGATCAACGACGAGACTGACTTGATGGGTATGTACGACTTTTTTGAGAGTCACGCTTTGATCTCCGAAGATTCTTTGGCTACACTCAAGAACAACTGCGATCTCAAGACAGAGTCTGCGAGTGTAATGACTGAGGAGTGCGCGGTGGTGTCTGACCAGATTGACATGGACACGTATTACTTAGACATCTACAACATATACGCTCCCTTGTGTCTCAACTCCACACTCACCCGCAGGCCCAAGCGAGGAACCACAATAAGGGAGTTTGATCCGTGCAGTGACCATTATGTGCAGGCCTACCTGAACAGACCGGAAGTCCAAGCGGCCCTGCACGCAAACGCTACGAAGCTGCCTTACGAGTGGCAGCCGTGCAGCAGTGTGATTAAGAAGTGGAACGACAGTCCTACCACAATGATTCCTCTCATTAAGGGGCTGATGGGTCAGGGTGTCCGCGTCTGGGTGTTCAGCGGAGACATGGACGGGAGAATTCCGGTGACGTCCACCAAATACTCCCTCAAGAAGATGAATCTAACGGCCAAAACGGCTTGGCATCCATGGTACCTAGGGGGCGAGGTGGGTGGATACACAGAGGAGTACAAAGAGAAGTTGACATTTGCCACCGTCAGAGGGGCTGGTCATCAAGTTCCCAGCTTCCAGCCAAAACGCTCTCTTTCACTCTTCATTCACTTCCTCAATGACACTCCTCTCCCTGACACCTCTCGTTACTAG
- the LOC104788690 gene encoding serine carboxypeptidase-like 40 isoform X1, translating to MTRKGQGYSVIASVLLLLLLSMSSRIECSSQVHALSRLYLSKRGVGSSTMDTSHFKVVKDLKPSPLPSVANHEKLRKRDLIRTLPGQPPVDFDQYGGYVTVNESAGRSFFYYFVEASKSKDSSPLLLWLNGGPGCSSLAYGALQELGPFRVHSDGKTLFRNRYAWNNAANVLFLESPAGVGFSYTNTTSDMEKHGDRNTAADNYIFLVKWLERFPAYKGRDLYIAGESYAGHYVPQLAHTILLHHRSFLNLKGILIGNAVINDETDLMGMYDFFESHALISEDSLATLKNNCDLKTESASVMTEECAVVSDQIDMDTYYLDIYNIYAPLCLNSTLTRRPKRGTTIREFDPCSDHYVQAYLNRPEVQAALHANATKLPYEWQPCSSVIKKWNDSPTTMIPLIKGLMGQGVRVWVFSGDMDGRIPVTSTKYSLKKMNLTAKTAWHPWYLGGEVGGYTEEYKEKLTFATVRGAGHQVPSFQPKRSLSLFIHFLNDTPLPDTSRY from the exons ATGACGAGGAAAGGACAGGGCTACTCTGTAATCGCATCAGTATTGTTACTGTTACTACTGTCTATGTCGTCTCGAATCGAATGCAGCAGCCAAGTGCACGCTCTGAGCCGCCTGTACCTGTCGAAGCGAGGGGTGGGTTCGTCCACCATGGATACAAGCCATTTCAAGGTGGTTAAGGATTTGAAACCGTCTCCGCTGCCGAGTGTTGCGAATCACGAAAAGTTAAGAAAGAGAGATCTGATACGGACATTGCCCGGACAGCCTCCCGTTGATTTCGATCAGTACGGCGGGTATGTCACTGTCAACGAATCCGCGGGTCGTTCCTTTTTCTACTATTTCGTGGAAGCCTCCAAGTCTAAGGATTCTTCTCCTCTGCTTCTATGGCTCAATGGCG GACCGGGATGCTCGTCACTGGCGTATGGAGCACTACAAGAGCTTGGGCCGTTCAGAGTGCACAGCGACGGCAAAACGCTTTTTAGAAACCGATATGCATGGAACAATG CTGCGAACGTGTTGTTCTTAGAATCGCCGGCGGGAGTGGGGTTCTCGTACACCAACACAACGTCCGAC ATGGAGAAGCACGGGGACAGGAATACAGCGGCTGATAACTACATATTCCTGGTGAAGTGGCTGGAGAGGTTCCCGGCGTACAAAGGCAGGGACTTGTACATCGCCGGTGAGAGCTATGCCGGCCACTATGTTCCACAACTTGCTCATACTATCCTTCTCCATCACCGGAGCTTTCTCAATCTCAAGGGCATTCTGATAGGAAATGCTGTGATCAACGACGAGACTGACTTGATGGGTATGTACGACTTTTTTGAGAGTCACGCTTTGATCTCCGAAGATTCTTTGGCTACACTCAAGAACAACTGCGATCTCAAGACAGAGTCTGCGAGTGTAATGACTGAGGAGTGCGCGGTGGTGTCTGACCAGATTGACATGGACACGTATTACTTAGACATCTACAACATATACGCTCCCTTGTGTCTCAACTCCACACTCACCCGCAGGCCCAAGCGAGGAACCACAATAAGGGAGTTTGATCCGTGCAGTGACCATTATGTGCAGGCCTACCTGAACAGACCGGAAGTCCAAGCGGCCCTGCACGCAAACGCTACGAAGCTGCCTTACGAGTGGCAGCCGTGCAGCAGTGTGATTAAGAAGTGGAACGACAGTCCTACCACAATGATTCCTCTCATTAAGGGGCTGATGGGTCAGGGTGTCCGCGTCTGGGTGTTCAGCGGAGACATGGACGGGAGAATTCCGGTGACGTCCACCAAATACTCCCTCAAGAAGATGAATCTAACGGCCAAAACGGCTTGGCATCCATGGTACCTAGGGGGCGAGGTGGGTGGATACACAGAGGAGTACAAAGAGAAGTTGACATTTGCCACCGTCAGAGGGGCTGGTCATCAAGTTCCCAGCTTCCAGCCAAAACGCTCTCTTTCACTCTTCATTCACTTCCTCAATGACACTCCTCTCCCTGACACCTCTCGTTACTAG
- the LOC104788689 gene encoding kinesin-like protein KIN-1 isoform X1, whose product MSNVTVCARFRPRSSKELRDHRDGVCVRGIDAETFVFQDDKEDELTFSLDGVFYEDSPQAAVYEFLALPIMRDAVNAINGTIITYGQTGAGKTFSMEGPGIQDGDDHNKGLLPRVVDGMFGQISSSKDIAKFTVKLSMVEIYMEKVRDLLDLSKGNIQIKETKTQGILLSDVTEVPVSDSAEALQYLCTGLANRAVGETQMNMSSSRSHCAYLFTIQQESLKDKRVKTGKLILVDLAGSEKADKTGAEGRVLEEAKTINKSLSALGNVINALTSGSSSKVNHIPYRDSKLTRILQDALGGNSRLALLCCCSPSTSNASETLSTLRFGMRAKHIKASPRASEVKIAKSQEEISSVTKDEKCGRILEKMKERMSNEDIKMLEEVLIHEGIISSLDSMDEVETAYEDIVSKTIQSLQHAVEELQLKVIKLETENKGIQEKALRHYEPGLAGKMSSFISSWERSVIEEVNEE is encoded by the exons ATGTCTAACGTAACAGTCTGTGCGCGATTTCGGCCACGAAGCTCTAAAGAGTTGCGAGATCACAGAGATGGTGTCTGTGTTCGAGGCATCGACGCTGAAACCTTCGTTTTTCAA GATGACAAGGAAGACGAATTAACATTCAGCCTCGATGGAGTTTTTTATGAGGACTCTCCCCAAGCTGCGGTTTATGAGTTTCTGGCTCTGCCGATCATGagag ACGCTGTGAATGCTATAAACGGAACAATCATCACTTATGGACAG ACAGGGGCCGGGAAGACATTTTCCATGGAG GGACCAGGCATCCAAGACGGTGATGATCACAATAAAGGATTACTTCCAAGAGTCGTCGATGGGATGTTTGGTCAAATCAGCTCTTCCAAAGATATTGCAAAATTCACAGTTAAATTGTCTATG GTTGAGATCTACATGGAGAAAGTCAG gGACCTGTTAGACTTATCGAAAGGAAACATACAGATCAAGGAAACTAAAACACAAGGAATACTATTGTCCGACGTTACAGAG GTACCTGTATCAGATTCGGCGGAGGCATTACAATATCTATGC ACTGGTTTAGCTAACCGTGCAGTTGGGGAAACCC AAATGAATATGTCCAGCAGTAGAAGCCACTGCGCTTACTTGTTCACAATCCAGCAGGAGTCACTTAAAGATAAGAG GGTGAAAACAGGAAAACTGATTCTTGTCGACCTGGCTGGCTCAGAAAAGGCAGACAAAACTGGAGCAGAAGGTAGGGTTCTTGAAGAAGCGAAGACGATAAATAAATCACTCTCAGCTTTGGGGAACGTGATAAACGCTCTCACTAGTGGGTCATCTAGCAAAGTGAATCACATACCATATCGTGACTCCAAGCTTACTCGCATCCTACAGGATGCCCTG GGTGGGAATTCTCGTTTGGCACTGCTTTGTTGTTGCTCACCTAGCACTTCGAATGCATCTGAGACACTCTCAACCCTCAGGTTTGGCATGAG GGCAAAGCACATAAAAGCATCACCACGTGCCAGTGAAGTAAAAATTGCAAAGTCACAGGAGGAAATCTCCTCGGTAACCAAAGATGAGAAATGTGGGAGGATCCTGGAGAAG ATGAAAGAGAGAATGAGCAACGAAGACATCAAAATGCTAGAAGAAGTGCTCATACATGAAGGGATCATTTCCAGCCTAGATTCAATGGATGAAGTGGAAACAGCATATGAAGATATTGTATCAAAAACTATACAGTCCTTACAGCATGCCGTTGAAGAACTTCAACTAAAAGTCATAAAG TTAGAAACAGAAAACAAGGGTATTCAGGAAAAAGCATTGCGCCATTACGAACCAGGTCTGGCTGGAAAGATGTCAAGCTTCATCAGTTCTTG GGAGAGGAGTGTCATTGAGGAAGTGAATGAAGAGTGA
- the LOC104788689 gene encoding kinesin-like protein KIN-1 isoform X3, protein MSNVTVCARFRPRSSKELRDHRDGVCVRGIDAETFVFQDDKEDELTFSLDGVFYEDSPQAAVYEFLALPIMRDAVNAINGTIITYGQTGAGKTFSMEGPGIQDGDDHNKGLLPRVVDGMFGQISSSKDIAKFTVKLSMVEIYMEKVRDLLDLSKGNIQIKETKTQGILLSDVTEVPVSDSAEALQYLCTGLANRAVGETQMNMSSSRSHCAYLFTIQQESLKDKRVKTGKLILVDLAGSEKADKTGAEGRVLEEAKTINKSLSALGNVINALTSGSSSKVNHIPYRDSKLTRILQDALGGNSRLALLCCCSPSTSNASETLSTLRFGMRAKHIKASPRASEVKIAKSQEEISSVTKDEKCGRILEKMKERMSNEDIKMLEEVLIHEGIISSLDSMDEVETAYEDIVSKTIQSLQHAVEELQLKVIKLETENKGIQEKALRHYEPGLAGKMSSFISS, encoded by the exons ATGTCTAACGTAACAGTCTGTGCGCGATTTCGGCCACGAAGCTCTAAAGAGTTGCGAGATCACAGAGATGGTGTCTGTGTTCGAGGCATCGACGCTGAAACCTTCGTTTTTCAA GATGACAAGGAAGACGAATTAACATTCAGCCTCGATGGAGTTTTTTATGAGGACTCTCCCCAAGCTGCGGTTTATGAGTTTCTGGCTCTGCCGATCATGagag ACGCTGTGAATGCTATAAACGGAACAATCATCACTTATGGACAG ACAGGGGCCGGGAAGACATTTTCCATGGAG GGACCAGGCATCCAAGACGGTGATGATCACAATAAAGGATTACTTCCAAGAGTCGTCGATGGGATGTTTGGTCAAATCAGCTCTTCCAAAGATATTGCAAAATTCACAGTTAAATTGTCTATG GTTGAGATCTACATGGAGAAAGTCAG gGACCTGTTAGACTTATCGAAAGGAAACATACAGATCAAGGAAACTAAAACACAAGGAATACTATTGTCCGACGTTACAGAG GTACCTGTATCAGATTCGGCGGAGGCATTACAATATCTATGC ACTGGTTTAGCTAACCGTGCAGTTGGGGAAACCC AAATGAATATGTCCAGCAGTAGAAGCCACTGCGCTTACTTGTTCACAATCCAGCAGGAGTCACTTAAAGATAAGAG GGTGAAAACAGGAAAACTGATTCTTGTCGACCTGGCTGGCTCAGAAAAGGCAGACAAAACTGGAGCAGAAGGTAGGGTTCTTGAAGAAGCGAAGACGATAAATAAATCACTCTCAGCTTTGGGGAACGTGATAAACGCTCTCACTAGTGGGTCATCTAGCAAAGTGAATCACATACCATATCGTGACTCCAAGCTTACTCGCATCCTACAGGATGCCCTG GGTGGGAATTCTCGTTTGGCACTGCTTTGTTGTTGCTCACCTAGCACTTCGAATGCATCTGAGACACTCTCAACCCTCAGGTTTGGCATGAG GGCAAAGCACATAAAAGCATCACCACGTGCCAGTGAAGTAAAAATTGCAAAGTCACAGGAGGAAATCTCCTCGGTAACCAAAGATGAGAAATGTGGGAGGATCCTGGAGAAG ATGAAAGAGAGAATGAGCAACGAAGACATCAAAATGCTAGAAGAAGTGCTCATACATGAAGGGATCATTTCCAGCCTAGATTCAATGGATGAAGTGGAAACAGCATATGAAGATATTGTATCAAAAACTATACAGTCCTTACAGCATGCCGTTGAAGAACTTCAACTAAAAGTCATAAAG TTAGAAACAGAAAACAAGGGTATTCAGGAAAAAGCATTGCGCCATTACGAACCAGGTCTGGCTGGAAAGATGTCAAGCTTCATCAGTTCTTG A
- the LOC104788689 gene encoding kinesin-like protein KIN-1 isoform X2 — translation MSNVTVCARFRPRSSKELRDHRDGVCVRGIDAETFVFQDDKEDELTFSLDGVFYEDSPQAAVYEFLALPIMRDAVNAINGTIITYGQTGAGKTFSMEGPGIQDGDDHNKGLLPRVVDGMFGQISSSKDIAKFTVKLSMVEIYMEKVRDLLDLSKGNIQIKETKTQGILLSDVTEVPVSDSAEALQYLCTGLANRAVGETQMNMSSSRSHCAYLFTIQQESLKDKRVKTGKLILVDLAGSEKADKTGAEGRVLEEAKTINKSLSALGNVINALTSGSSSKVNHIPYRDSKLTRILQDALGGNSRLALLCCCSPSTSNASETLSTLRFGMRAKHIKASPRASEVKIAKSQEEISSVTKDEKCGRILEKMKERMSNEDIKMLEEVLIHEGIISSLDSMDEVETAYEDIVSKTIQSLQHAVEELQLKVIKLETENKGIQEKALRHYEPGLAGKMSSFISSWYASFFTS, via the exons ATGTCTAACGTAACAGTCTGTGCGCGATTTCGGCCACGAAGCTCTAAAGAGTTGCGAGATCACAGAGATGGTGTCTGTGTTCGAGGCATCGACGCTGAAACCTTCGTTTTTCAA GATGACAAGGAAGACGAATTAACATTCAGCCTCGATGGAGTTTTTTATGAGGACTCTCCCCAAGCTGCGGTTTATGAGTTTCTGGCTCTGCCGATCATGagag ACGCTGTGAATGCTATAAACGGAACAATCATCACTTATGGACAG ACAGGGGCCGGGAAGACATTTTCCATGGAG GGACCAGGCATCCAAGACGGTGATGATCACAATAAAGGATTACTTCCAAGAGTCGTCGATGGGATGTTTGGTCAAATCAGCTCTTCCAAAGATATTGCAAAATTCACAGTTAAATTGTCTATG GTTGAGATCTACATGGAGAAAGTCAG gGACCTGTTAGACTTATCGAAAGGAAACATACAGATCAAGGAAACTAAAACACAAGGAATACTATTGTCCGACGTTACAGAG GTACCTGTATCAGATTCGGCGGAGGCATTACAATATCTATGC ACTGGTTTAGCTAACCGTGCAGTTGGGGAAACCC AAATGAATATGTCCAGCAGTAGAAGCCACTGCGCTTACTTGTTCACAATCCAGCAGGAGTCACTTAAAGATAAGAG GGTGAAAACAGGAAAACTGATTCTTGTCGACCTGGCTGGCTCAGAAAAGGCAGACAAAACTGGAGCAGAAGGTAGGGTTCTTGAAGAAGCGAAGACGATAAATAAATCACTCTCAGCTTTGGGGAACGTGATAAACGCTCTCACTAGTGGGTCATCTAGCAAAGTGAATCACATACCATATCGTGACTCCAAGCTTACTCGCATCCTACAGGATGCCCTG GGTGGGAATTCTCGTTTGGCACTGCTTTGTTGTTGCTCACCTAGCACTTCGAATGCATCTGAGACACTCTCAACCCTCAGGTTTGGCATGAG GGCAAAGCACATAAAAGCATCACCACGTGCCAGTGAAGTAAAAATTGCAAAGTCACAGGAGGAAATCTCCTCGGTAACCAAAGATGAGAAATGTGGGAGGATCCTGGAGAAG ATGAAAGAGAGAATGAGCAACGAAGACATCAAAATGCTAGAAGAAGTGCTCATACATGAAGGGATCATTTCCAGCCTAGATTCAATGGATGAAGTGGAAACAGCATATGAAGATATTGTATCAAAAACTATACAGTCCTTACAGCATGCCGTTGAAGAACTTCAACTAAAAGTCATAAAG TTAGAAACAGAAAACAAGGGTATTCAGGAAAAAGCATTGCGCCATTACGAACCAGGTCTGGCTGGAAAGATGTCAAGCTTCATCAGTTCTTGGTATGCATCTTTCTTTACGTCCTAA
- the LOC104788691 gene encoding 50S ribosomal protein L1, chloroplastic: MASCATHSSLMLSYAASSTRSQELTPTPSLFSFASPRPNNLSVPLLLLGGSRERRFAAIDRASNRYFQVVVSAVAAEADLDTEEDAEQTATATAVLDPPKPKKGKAALLLKRDRTRSKRFLEIQKLRETKKEYDVTTAISLLKQTANTRFVESVEAHFRLNIDPKYNDQQLRATVSLPKGTGQTVIVAVLAQGEKVDEAKNAGADIVGSEDLIEQIKGGFMEFDKLIASPDMMVKVAGLGKILGPRGLMPNPKAGTVTANIPQAIEEFKKGKVEFRADKTGIVHIPFGKVNFTEDDLLINFLAAVKSVETNKPKGAKGVYWKSAHICSSMGPSIKLNIREMIDFKPPAAN; this comes from the exons ATGGCTTCTTGCGCCACTCACTCATCTCTCATGCTATCATACGCCGCCTCATCCACTCGTTCCCAGGAGCTTACCCCTACTccatctcttttctcttttgccaGCCCCAGACCCAACAACTTAAGCGTTCCGCTTCTTCTCCTGGGGGGTTCCAGGGAGAGAAGATTTGCTGCTATCGATAGAGCTTCCAACCGATATTTCCAGGTTGTTGTCTCCGCCGTGGCCGCAGAGGCTGACCTCGACACGGAGGAGGACGCGGAGCAGaccgccaccgccaccgccgTCCTTGATCCCCCCAAGCCTAAGAAAGGAAAAGCTGCTTTGCTTCTTAAGAGAGATAGA ACAAGGTCTAAGAGgtttttggaaatccaaaagCTGAGGGAAACCAAAAAGGAGTATGACGTGACGACTGCTATATCTTTGCTTAAACAAACCGCTAACACAAGATTCGTGGAGTCGGTTGAAGCCCATTTCCGTCTCAACATCGATCCAAAGTACAACGATCAGCAGCTGCGTGCCACG GTGAGCCTGCCTAAGGGAACTGGCCAGACTGTTATAGTGGCTGTTCTTGCacaag GTGAGAAGGTCGATGAAGCCAAAAATGCAGGGGCAGATATTGTGGGCAGTGAGGATTTGATCGAACAAATTAAAGGAGGTTTCATGGAGTTTGACAAGTTGATTGCATCCCCAGATATGATGGTCAAG GTTGCGGGCTTGGGAAAGATTCTTGGCCCACGGGGACTCATGCCAAACCCCAAGGCTGGCACGGTCACAGCTAACATTCCCCAG GCTATAGAAGAGTTCAAAAAGGGGAAAGTAGAATTCAGAGCAGACAAAACTGGGATTGTTCACATCCCCTTTGGGAAAGTTAATTTTACAGAGGATGACCTTCTCATAAACTTCCTTGCGGCAGTG AAATCGGTGGAGACAAACAAGCCAAAGGGAGCAAAAGGAGTTTACTGGAAAAGTGCGCACATATGCTCGTCAATGGGGCCATCCATCAAGTTGAACATAAGGGAGATGATAGACTTCAAACCTCCAGCTGCGAACTAA